A single window of Pyrus communis chromosome 10, drPyrComm1.1, whole genome shotgun sequence DNA harbors:
- the LOC137746465 gene encoding AT-hook motif nuclear-localized protein 23-like has translation MAGLDLGSASRFVHQQLQLPDLHLQRPPDSEDDHTTPNRNNLFSSDHHQNDVDNDNPHQGFDLVTPNPGSGDSGGRRSRGRPPGSRNKPKPPVIITRESANTLRAHILEVSSGCDVFDSVGTYARKRQRGICVLSGSGMVTNVSLRQPSAAGAVLTLHGRFEILSLTGSFLPPPAPPGATSLTIFLAGGQGQVVGGNVVGSLIASGPVIVIASSFTNVAYERLPLEEEEQLQMQQPVPQSSGGGGGGDGSGGVGVSNPFPDPSSGLPFFNLPLNNMPHQLQVDNWGGNSAGRPPY, from the coding sequence ATGGCTGGCTTAGACTTGGGTTCAGCATCTCGGTTTGTTCATCAGCAGCTCCAACTCCCTGATCTCCACCTCCAAAGACCGCCGGACTCCGAAGATGACCACACCACCCCCAACCGCAACAATCTTTTCTCCTctgaccaccaccaaaatgaTGTTGATAATGACAATCCTCATCAAGGGTTTGACCTGGTGACCCCAAATCCTGGTTCGGGTGATTCAGGGGGCCGACGCTCCAGAGGTCGGCCCCCAGGGTCTAGAAACAAGCCCAAACCCCCAGTGATCATAACTCGTGAGAGCGCAAACACCCTAAGAGCACATATTTTGGAGGTCAGCAGTGGCTGTGATGTGTTTGATTCCGTCGGCACTTATGCGAGGAAAAGGCAGCGAGGGATTTGTGTTTTGAGTGGGAGTGGTATGGTGACCAACGTGAGCTTGCGTCAACCGTCAGCGGCTGGCGCAGTTCTCACACTGCACGGCAGATTTGAGATTCTGTCATTAACAGGTTCATTTCTGCCGCCGCCTGCACCTCCTGGGGCCACCAGCCTCACAATATTTTTAGCTGGTGGTCAAGGCCAGGttgtgggtggaaatgttgtGGGATCACTAATAGCATCTGGACCTGTTATTGTCATAGCCTCATCGTTTACCAACGTGGCTTATGAGAGATTGCCCTTGGAGGAAGAGGAGCAGCTGCAGATGCAGCAGCCTGTGCCACAGTCCTCAGGTGGCGGAGGCGGTGGTGATGGCAGCGGTGGCGTAGGAGTAAGCAACCCCTTTCCAGATCCGTCTTCGGGGCTTCCCTTCTTTAACCTGCCGCTGAATAACATGCCTCATCAGCTGCAGGTCGATAATTGGGGAGGAAACTCTGCTGGGCGGCCGCCTTATTGA